From Zonotrichia leucophrys gambelii isolate GWCS_2022_RI chromosome 19, RI_Zleu_2.0, whole genome shotgun sequence:
GGGAAGCCCATGCGGGAGCCCGTGCGCGTCTCCACCTGCGGCCACCGCTTCTGCGACACCTGCCTGCAGGAGTTCCTCAGGTGAGACCCCGCATCGCCCCACGGCACTCTCGAGCTGGGTTACTCCGCGCACCCCTTCCCCCGTGGGGTGCCCCGGTCCCGCACCGCCCGATGCGGGCTCCGCACCCCGGAATGCCCCAGGGGTGCTCCTCGCCATGGCCATCCCCCATCCGCCGCCGGGCCCGGGCTGCGGTGTGCCGGGGTGCCCCGAGAGGGGTGCGGGGTGCCCCGGGCCCGGGAGGGAATGCGGGATAACCCGGGAAGGGGCGCGGGGTGCCTGGGGGTGCGGGATCCTGGGGAGAGATGCGGGGTGCCCGGGGGTGCGGGATCCTGGGGAGAGATGCGGGGTGCCCGGGGGTGCTCCGGGCAGGGAACGGCTGCCGTGTGCCCCGGGAGAAGGCGCGGTGTGCCCCGGGAAAGCTGTGGGGTGTCCGGGGAAGTTGCGGGGTGCCCCGGGCTGCCTCGGGCCAGGGAAAGGTGCGGGATGGGCGCCCGGCGGTGCCCCGGGGCAGGGAGCGGGTGCGGGGCGCGCCCAGCCCGTGACAGCCGCCCCGCGGGTGCAGCCGCCCGTGGCCCCTCtcgctgaggaggaggaagaggagggccGGGTGAAGCCCGGAGCGGCGAGTTTCGAGAATCGAGCTTAACCCCTtcctgccccggccccgccgcaggAAGTGGCcgggggtgtttttggggaggggtgTACGGCCGATCCCGGTGTCCCTGAGCCCACGGGTGAGCGCGACCCGGCCGTGTGCGGGGAGCGAGGAGCCGGGGCCGCTTCCGAGCCCCGCGGTTGGGACCCCGGTACCGGAGCAGGGGACGCGCGCGGGGCCGATGCTGTCCCGGGGGTCCCGCGGGGCACGGCCAGGGGGTGCCAAGCGGTGCCAAGCgtcaccccgggcctttcccCGCCTTTCCCAGCCGAGCGACCTTCGCCCGGGGACAGCTCACGGGCACCACCGTCACCGGGGCCGGTTTCTGTGAAACCGGGCGTGCCCCGGGACACGTGTCAGAGCGCATCTGTCCCCCCGCGCCCCCGCACCTTCCTGACGGGGGGAATGGCCTCGGGGGTCCCCCCTGTGAGAACAATGCGTGCCCAGGATCAGTGTGGGACTCCCATGGGCTGAGCCATCCAGCCCCACCGCGGTGCCGGGGGGTACCGGGGGGTACCGGGGCTCCCACCCCATCACCTCGCTGTGCCCCAACACGCCGTGAAGGTCAGAGGCAAGGACGGTCCCCCCGGGTGCTGCCTCAGCACATTCCCTGCCCGGCCAAGCGTGAGGAATGGGGAGGCTTTGTCGGGGATTAGGCGCTGGCTTCGGGTCATCGTCCCAATTCCtcgccagccccagcaccccaacACCGGGCACGGGGTGcgggcacagcctggcaagGCAGCAGAGTGATCCCAGCCACGAGGCAGTGCCACGGGTTCAGAGCCCGGCCCTGTCTGCGAGCACCTTATCTTGGTGTATGGATCCACCTTATCTCGGTGCATGGATCCACCTTATCTCGGTGGATCCCTGATGACTCCCACAAAACCACCTGCCACAAACAGAGTGGGCACGTGGCTCACGTGGGTCACACCCCACGGTTCCTGGGGTTCATGGGGTTCCTGGGGTTCACTTGCACTCCCAGCTCAGCGTTAGTGGCTGCAGGGGACACGGCCAGGGAGCCCCGGCTGGCGCGTGCCCGGcggcactgctggctctgtcctggtGTCTCACATCCACTTGGCAGCTCCTGTCGAGGCCACACCAGCGCCTGCCAAGGGCTTGCAGTGATTAGATGGGCACAAGGATGTCCTGCCTAGACAGCTTTGTCCAGTGTCACCTCAAAgacagcagagccacagggtCCCTTTGTGTCTCTGCTGCATGTCCCTGTAGGCAGCACCTGTGGTCTCCCACCCCAGTGTCCATCAGGGATGGTGCATGGACAccctctcctccccctgggcacaGTGATGTGTAGGCCAGAGGTGATGGTGACTCCTGGCCAGCCTTGTCACAGACCAGGCTGCCTTTTGGCTGGGTCCTTGTGTCCACTTCATGCTGCTCCTCTGTCCTCGGGGACAGCTCTCAGGAGGAACAGCCCATTCTGGGgccccagcaggatggggaccCCTCAGGGGGGCtgcctgtccccctgtcctgaCTCACCGAGGTGGCTGCTGGGGCCATTTCCTgtggagccccagggctgcacatCTGGCGCCCAGCTGTTGCCCTCCCCCACCTCCCCTGGGCCCCGGCACCTGAGGCTGCGAGGCCaccccggccctgccctgccggTCCCTCGGGCCACAGCCCCCTCCTGGCACCCTCCTTAATCCCAGGGGCCGGGAtgggcccggggctgccggggctCCAGATGGTGCCACGCTGGCTGGCGGCGGCTGCCCAGGCCCCTGGGGACCGGGCCGGGGGTGGGGGGCGGCCTGGGGGGTGTCTGGCGGGGGCATTTCCCAGCTCAGACAGATGGAACAGGATTAGAGCCGTGGCTGCCCCAGGGTGGCGGCTGGGTTTGGTACGGGGTGAGcgctcagcagtgcagggacagcagcaatgtcctggggtgggatgggatggcaggGACCCGTGGGACATGGtggctgtgtcctggggtgggaaggcagggacagtgggacatCATGGCTGTGTCACTGGTGATCCTCAGTGACCCTGAGCCTTCTGTGTCTTGCAGCGAAGGCGTCTTCAAGTGCCCGGAGGATCAGCTGCCCCTGGACTACGCCAAggtgagcctggcacagggatgtgccccCTGCTCCAAGGGGACATCCCCAcccaggggctgtccccagctctgcacagcgcctggcacagccctgccagcctggcacggGCGCCCAGGCGGAAGCAAGAGCCCTTTGTGCCGCGGGCCGGGAGCGGAAACCAGCTCCCGACAAAGGGTTCTTGTTGGTGTGCCCGGGGGGATCCGGCCCCGGGCAGCgtgcccagggctcccagccaggctgtgcggggggctctgtgcccccacAGCTGGTGCAGGATGCTGATAccgccctgctgcccctgcagatCTACCCCGACCCCGAGCTGGAGGCGCAGGTGCTGAGCCTGGCCATCCGCTGCATCCACAGCGAGGAGGGCTGCCGCTGGAGCGGGCTCATCAAGCACCTCCAGGTAGGGCCTGGCAGcatggggagggcagagctgtaCCCTGAGGCCTCCCCGTCaccattcctgtgtcccccaggcccATCTCGGCACCTGTGGCTTCAACGTGATCCCGTGCCCCAACCGGTGCAGCGCCAAGCTGAGCCGCCGGGACCTCCCCGAGCACGTCCAGCACGGCTGCCCCAAGCGCAGGGTCAAGTGCGAGTTCTGCGCCAGCGACTTCACTGGGGAGGCCTTCGaggtgggcactgggggggACACTGTGGGGGACATGTGGTCATTGTGCACTCTGGCTGTGGGGGCACCGTGTGTCCTCACCCTGTCAGGGCTGGCTGGTGAGGGCAGCCAGAGGGTGATGACACCGTTGcggtccccagggccaccagggcacgTGTCCCCAGGAGAGTGTGTACTGTGAGAACAAGTGCGGGGCCCGCATGATGCGGCGCCTGCTGTCCCAGCACGCCCTGGCCGAGTGCCCCAAGcgcacccagccctgcacctaCTGCTCCAAGGAGTTCGTCTTTGACACCATCCAGGTGAGATGGAGCCCTCGGGGACCCtcaccctgccagctcccagccccagctgaccCCCAGCCTCTGTGCCTCCCCAGAACCACCAGTACCAGTGTCCCCGGTACCCCGTGCCGTGCCCCAACCAGTGTGGGACACCCAGCATTGCCCGGGAGGACGTGCCCACCCACCTCAAGGAGAGCTGCAACACTGCCATGCTGCTGTGCCCCTTCAAGGAAGCTGGCTGCAAGCACCGGGTGAGTGCTGTCCCTGAGACCAACCTGCCCTGGCATCCTTGGGCAtgggctgctgtccctgctgtgtcacaacaCCCCCTCACTGCTCCTGCCCCAATGTCGGTCCCATCCCTTGTGCTCGGTCCCATCCATGTGGCCCCATGACCTCACCCGTGTGTTGGCCACTCAAATGTCACCCTGCCACCCCAACCAGgtatccctgtgccaccccgtGTTCTCatgacatccctgtgccagtACCCCCATGCTCCAATAACATCCCCATGTTATCCCCACAGTACCTCCCTCTCCTGTTCCAtgtcctcctgtccccatgCTCCAATGTTCCTGTCCCTATGCTCAtgtcctcctgtccccattgtccccatgcTCATGTCCTCCGGTCCGCATTGTTCCCATGCTCAtgtcctcctgtccccatgCTCCAATGCCATCCCCATGTTATCCCCGCTGTATCTCCCTCtcgtgtccccgctgtccctgccACCCTCCTGCTGACAgtcccgctgtccccgcagtgCCCCAAGCTGGCCATGGGCCGGCACCTGGAGGAGAGCACCAAGGCCCACCTGGGCATGGTGTGTGCCCTGGTGAGCCGGCAGCGGCAGGAGATCCTGGAGCTGCGCCGGGACGTGGAGGAGCTGTCGGTGAGCAGCGACGGGATCCTCATCTGGAAAATCGCCGACTACGCCCGCAAGCTGCAGGAGGCCAAGGCCCGCAGCAACTACGAGTTCTTCAGCCCCCCGTTCTACACCCACAAGTACGGCTACAAGCTCCAGGTGTCGGCGTTCCTCAACGGCAACGGCAGCGGTGAGAGCAGCCACCTGTCCGTGTACATCCGCGTGCTGCCGGGCGAGTACGACAACCTGCTCGAGTGGCCCTTCTCCTACCGCGTCACCTTCTCCCTGCTGGACCAGAGCGACCCCTCGCTCTCCAAGCCCCAGCACATCACCGAGACCTTCCACCCCGACCCCAACTGGAAGAACTTCCAGAAGCCGGGGGCCTCGCGCAGCTCCCTGGACGAGAGCACCCTGGGCTTCGGCTACCCCAAGTTCATCTCGCACGAGGACATCAGGAAACGGAACTACGTGCGGGACAACGCCATCTTCATCAAAGCCTCGGTGGAGATCCCTCAGAAGATCCTGGCCTGAGCCCCGGAGGGGGACAGGGTGTGACCGGGGTGCCCGCACGGGGGTGCCCCGGAtggtgctgagcccctgcccgCAGCCAGTGCCCCCGGCTTGGGGACATTGCCGTGGCACTGTGGTGGCTctcaggacaggcagggatggggctgctcccGTGTCCCTCCCGGGGCTGGCactgtcctgcagccccttctcAGGTGCCCGGGGGTGCCGGGGGGCTgggccccctgagcccctgcccgAGGTGCCCGGCAAGACCCCACCAGCCTCGCTGGGGACCCTGCAGGACCCCACTGGCCAGAGCCATATTTTGTAAACTGGTGCTCCCCAGGTTGTTATTTATTaccccgggctggggct
This genomic window contains:
- the TRAF4 gene encoding TNF receptor-associated factor 4, which codes for MPGYDYKLLERPRRRVLCPLCGKPMREPVRVSTCGHRFCDTCLQEFLSEGVFKCPEDQLPLDYAKIYPDPELEAQVLSLAIRCIHSEEGCRWSGLIKHLQAHLGTCGFNVIPCPNRCSAKLSRRDLPEHVQHGCPKRRVKCEFCASDFTGEAFEGHQGTCPQESVYCENKCGARMMRRLLSQHALAECPKRTQPCTYCSKEFVFDTIQNHQYQCPRYPVPCPNQCGTPSIAREDVPTHLKESCNTAMLLCPFKEAGCKHRCPKLAMGRHLEESTKAHLGMVCALVSRQRQEILELRRDVEELSVSSDGILIWKIADYARKLQEAKARSNYEFFSPPFYTHKYGYKLQVSAFLNGNGSGESSHLSVYIRVLPGEYDNLLEWPFSYRVTFSLLDQSDPSLSKPQHITETFHPDPNWKNFQKPGASRSSLDESTLGFGYPKFISHEDIRKRNYVRDNAIFIKASVEIPQKILA